The proteins below come from a single Salvelinus fontinalis isolate EN_2023a chromosome 1, ASM2944872v1, whole genome shotgun sequence genomic window:
- the LOC129821019 gene encoding regulator of G-protein signaling 9-like isoform X1: MTIRNVRDHGQRFRPRMACLKKVEAVMLEMQDPKTGVKSQPQKLVITTIPHAITGEDVVTWLANRYTIEAEEAWALGTMLVAFGYIYPLQDHKRLVIKPDTALYRFQTPYFWPAQQWPVEDTDYAIYLAKRNIRKKGVLEMHEQEQYNGLHKWMNHKWDFIVMQAKEQYRAGKERKKPDRAVFDCQERAYWVVHRPPPGTVSAMDYGLERMVDPNAEEKETSDFFRRIMIFTQQSIMRPRVKSSVSIGALVKYSITCNKHDPFLAPCLPSNPWVTDDVTYWLLNMANVDIPTKMRVERWTFSFGELLSDPRGRDDFRLFLKKEFSGENLAFWEACEDLKWGTAATMNEKAQQVYKTFLARGAPRWINIDGKTMEVTVKGLKHPHRYVLDAAQTHIFMLMKKDSYGRYLKSPVFKDTQKRAIGPDQHRFSVSQLEANARKRRPSISPIIVRQQEKEERARMATSGPVDITQLCRFTAPVPHLAVYSGPPSTSPASPPFPFRLPHTPACPSPISVTIDSTPASERRWEEGRGGGLEGGEAGPEGWGTAVSSRSRMALSLGRLLRRGCTSSTVFASLSPKCPAPAGTSSRVQPISMEQPSQAPPRRIANFFQIKVDIPPECRIYPIDSEDEEESGGASRRGGGGQVKEIICPWESVTPHEGAG, encoded by the exons ATGACCATCAGAAATGTACGGGATCATGGACAGAGGTTCCGACCGAGGATGGCATGTCTCAAAAAG GTGGAGGCTGTGATGCTGGAGATGCAGGATCCAAAGACTGGAGTCAAGTCACAACCCCAGAAACTGGTTATCACTACTATACCACACGCTAtcacag GTGAGGATGTCGTGACATGGCTAGCCAACCGTTACACTATAGAGGCAGAAG agGCGTGGGCTCTGGGCACCATGTTGGTAGCGTTTGGGTACATCTATCCCCTCCAGGATCATAAACGACTAGTCATCAAACCAGACACAGCCCTCTACCGCTTTCAG ACACCATACTTTTGGCCGGCCCAGCAGTGGCCTGTAGAGGACACCGACTATG CAATCTACCTGGCCAAGAGAAACATCCGCAAGAAAGGAGTTCTAGAGATGCATGAACAG GAGCAGTATAACGGTCTTCACAAGTGGATGAACCATAAGTGGGACTTCATTGTGATGCAGGCTAAAGAACAGTACAG ggcggggaaggagaggaagaagcctGATCGTGCAGTATTTGACTGCCAGGAGAGAGCCTACTGGGTTGTACATAGACCtccg CCAGGGACTGTCAGTGCAATGGACTACGGACTAGAACGCATGGTAGACCCCAACGCAGAGGAG AAAGAAACTTCAGACTTCTTCAGAAGAATT ATGATTTTTACCCAGCAGTCCATCATGAGGCCGAGGGTCAAGTCGTCTGTCTCTATCGGAGC tCTGGTGAAATACTCCATCACCTGTAATAAGCACGACCCTttcctagccccctgtctccctaGCAACCCCTGGGTCACCGATGATGTCACCTACTGGTTGCTCAACATGGCCAA tgtggatattcCTACTAAGATGCGTGTGGAGAGGTGGACGTTCAGTTTCGGGGAGCTGCTCTCTGACCCTCGAGGCAGAGATGACTTCAGACTCTTCCTCAAGAAGGAGTTCAGCG gTGAGAACCTGGCATTCTGGGAGGCATGTGAAGATCTGAAGTGGGGAACGGCTGCTACCATGAACGAGAAGGCCCAGCAGGTCTACAA GACTTTCTTGGCGCGTGGCGCCCCCCGGTGGATCAACATTGACGGGAAGACCATGGAAGTGACGGTTAAAGGGCTGAAACACCCTCACAGATACGTACTGGATGCAGCTCAGACACACATCTTCATGCTGATGAAGAAG GACTCTTATGGGCGGTACCTGAAGTCTCCAGTGTTTAAGGACACTCAGAAGAGGGCCATCGGTCCTGATCAACACAGGTTCAG TGTGTCCCAGTTGGAGGCCAATGCCAGGAAGCGTCGTCCCAGCATCAGTCCCATCATCGTCCGCCagcaggagaaggaggagagagccaGGATGGCCACCAGTGGTCCTGTGGACATCACACAG CTGTGTCGCTTTACAGCACCTGTTCCCCACCTCGCGGTCTACTCCGgccccccctccacctcccccgcCTCACCCCCTTTCCCCTTCCGTCTCCCCCACACCCCCGCCTGCCCTTCACCCATCAGTGTAACCATAGACAGCACCCCCGCCTCAGAACGCAGgtgggaggaaggaagaggaggtgggCTGGAGGGGGGAGAGGCGGGCCCTGAGGGCTGGGGGACAGCTGTCTCTTCTCGTTCCCGTATGGCTCTCTCATTGGGCCGTCTGTTGAGGCGGGGCTGTACTTCCTCCACGGTATTCGCCAGCCTGTCACCCAAATGTCCTGCCCCCGCCGGGACCAGCAGCCGCGTTCAGCCTATCAGCATGGAGCAGCCCAGCCAAGCCCCGCCCAGACGCATTGCCAA TTTTTTCCAGATCAAGGTGGACATCCCTCCAGAGTGTCGCATCTACCCCATCGActccgaggatgaggaggagagtgggGGGGCGtcgagaaggggaggaggagggcaggTGAAGGAGATCATCTGTCCCTGGGAGAGTGTGACACCTCATGAGGGGGCCgggtaa
- the LOC129821019 gene encoding regulator of G-protein signaling 9-like isoform X2 gives MLEMQDPKTGVKSQPQKLVITTIPHAITGEDVVTWLANRYTIEAEEAWALGTMLVAFGYIYPLQDHKRLVIKPDTALYRFQTPYFWPAQQWPVEDTDYAIYLAKRNIRKKGVLEMHEQEQYNGLHKWMNHKWDFIVMQAKEQYRAGKERKKPDRAVFDCQERAYWVVHRPPPGTVSAMDYGLERMVDPNAEEKETSDFFRRIMIFTQQSIMRPRVKSSVSIGALVKYSITCNKHDPFLAPCLPSNPWVTDDVTYWLLNMANVDIPTKMRVERWTFSFGELLSDPRGRDDFRLFLKKEFSGENLAFWEACEDLKWGTAATMNEKAQQVYKTFLARGAPRWINIDGKTMEVTVKGLKHPHRYVLDAAQTHIFMLMKKDSYGRYLKSPVFKDTQKRAIGPDQHRFSVSQLEANARKRRPSISPIIVRQQEKEERARMATSGPVDITQLCRFTAPVPHLAVYSGPPSTSPASPPFPFRLPHTPACPSPISVTIDSTPASERRWEEGRGGGLEGGEAGPEGWGTAVSSRSRMALSLGRLLRRGCTSSTVFASLSPKCPAPAGTSSRVQPISMEQPSQAPPRRIANFFQIKVDIPPECRIYPIDSEDEEESGGASRRGGGGQVKEIICPWESVTPHEGAG, from the exons ATGCTGGAGATGCAGGATCCAAAGACTGGAGTCAAGTCACAACCCCAGAAACTGGTTATCACTACTATACCACACGCTAtcacag GTGAGGATGTCGTGACATGGCTAGCCAACCGTTACACTATAGAGGCAGAAG agGCGTGGGCTCTGGGCACCATGTTGGTAGCGTTTGGGTACATCTATCCCCTCCAGGATCATAAACGACTAGTCATCAAACCAGACACAGCCCTCTACCGCTTTCAG ACACCATACTTTTGGCCGGCCCAGCAGTGGCCTGTAGAGGACACCGACTATG CAATCTACCTGGCCAAGAGAAACATCCGCAAGAAAGGAGTTCTAGAGATGCATGAACAG GAGCAGTATAACGGTCTTCACAAGTGGATGAACCATAAGTGGGACTTCATTGTGATGCAGGCTAAAGAACAGTACAG ggcggggaaggagaggaagaagcctGATCGTGCAGTATTTGACTGCCAGGAGAGAGCCTACTGGGTTGTACATAGACCtccg CCAGGGACTGTCAGTGCAATGGACTACGGACTAGAACGCATGGTAGACCCCAACGCAGAGGAG AAAGAAACTTCAGACTTCTTCAGAAGAATT ATGATTTTTACCCAGCAGTCCATCATGAGGCCGAGGGTCAAGTCGTCTGTCTCTATCGGAGC tCTGGTGAAATACTCCATCACCTGTAATAAGCACGACCCTttcctagccccctgtctccctaGCAACCCCTGGGTCACCGATGATGTCACCTACTGGTTGCTCAACATGGCCAA tgtggatattcCTACTAAGATGCGTGTGGAGAGGTGGACGTTCAGTTTCGGGGAGCTGCTCTCTGACCCTCGAGGCAGAGATGACTTCAGACTCTTCCTCAAGAAGGAGTTCAGCG gTGAGAACCTGGCATTCTGGGAGGCATGTGAAGATCTGAAGTGGGGAACGGCTGCTACCATGAACGAGAAGGCCCAGCAGGTCTACAA GACTTTCTTGGCGCGTGGCGCCCCCCGGTGGATCAACATTGACGGGAAGACCATGGAAGTGACGGTTAAAGGGCTGAAACACCCTCACAGATACGTACTGGATGCAGCTCAGACACACATCTTCATGCTGATGAAGAAG GACTCTTATGGGCGGTACCTGAAGTCTCCAGTGTTTAAGGACACTCAGAAGAGGGCCATCGGTCCTGATCAACACAGGTTCAG TGTGTCCCAGTTGGAGGCCAATGCCAGGAAGCGTCGTCCCAGCATCAGTCCCATCATCGTCCGCCagcaggagaaggaggagagagccaGGATGGCCACCAGTGGTCCTGTGGACATCACACAG CTGTGTCGCTTTACAGCACCTGTTCCCCACCTCGCGGTCTACTCCGgccccccctccacctcccccgcCTCACCCCCTTTCCCCTTCCGTCTCCCCCACACCCCCGCCTGCCCTTCACCCATCAGTGTAACCATAGACAGCACCCCCGCCTCAGAACGCAGgtgggaggaaggaagaggaggtgggCTGGAGGGGGGAGAGGCGGGCCCTGAGGGCTGGGGGACAGCTGTCTCTTCTCGTTCCCGTATGGCTCTCTCATTGGGCCGTCTGTTGAGGCGGGGCTGTACTTCCTCCACGGTATTCGCCAGCCTGTCACCCAAATGTCCTGCCCCCGCCGGGACCAGCAGCCGCGTTCAGCCTATCAGCATGGAGCAGCCCAGCCAAGCCCCGCCCAGACGCATTGCCAA TTTTTTCCAGATCAAGGTGGACATCCCTCCAGAGTGTCGCATCTACCCCATCGActccgaggatgaggaggagagtgggGGGGCGtcgagaaggggaggaggagggcaggTGAAGGAGATCATCTGTCCCTGGGAGAGTGTGACACCTCATGAGGGGGCCgggtaa
- the LOC129821019 gene encoding regulator of G-protein signaling 9-like isoform X3 codes for MTIRNVRDHGQRFRPRMACLKKVEAVMLEMQDPKTGVKSQPQKLVITTIPHAITGEDVVTWLANRYTIEAEEAWALGTMLVAFGYIYPLQDHKRLVIKPDTALYRFQTPYFWPAQQWPVEDTDYAIYLAKRNIRKKGVLEMHEQEQYNGLHKWMNHKWDFIVMQAKEQYRAGKERKKPDRAVFDCQERAYWVVHRPPPGTVSAMDYGLERMVDPNAEEKETSDFFRRIMIFTQQSIMRPRVKSSVSIGALVKYSITCNKHDPFLAPCLPSNPWVTDDVTYWLLNMANVDIPTKMRVERWTFSFGELLSDPRGRDDFRLFLKKEFSGENLAFWEACEDLKWGTAATMNEKAQQVYKTFLARGAPRWINIDGKTMEVTVKGLKHPHRYVLDAAQTHIFMLMKKDSYGRYLKSPVFKDTQKRAIGPDQHRFSVSQLEANARKRRPSISPIIVRQQEKEERARMATSGPVDITQVMSKLSNKGKEVPPPKK; via the exons ATGACCATCAGAAATGTACGGGATCATGGACAGAGGTTCCGACCGAGGATGGCATGTCTCAAAAAG GTGGAGGCTGTGATGCTGGAGATGCAGGATCCAAAGACTGGAGTCAAGTCACAACCCCAGAAACTGGTTATCACTACTATACCACACGCTAtcacag GTGAGGATGTCGTGACATGGCTAGCCAACCGTTACACTATAGAGGCAGAAG agGCGTGGGCTCTGGGCACCATGTTGGTAGCGTTTGGGTACATCTATCCCCTCCAGGATCATAAACGACTAGTCATCAAACCAGACACAGCCCTCTACCGCTTTCAG ACACCATACTTTTGGCCGGCCCAGCAGTGGCCTGTAGAGGACACCGACTATG CAATCTACCTGGCCAAGAGAAACATCCGCAAGAAAGGAGTTCTAGAGATGCATGAACAG GAGCAGTATAACGGTCTTCACAAGTGGATGAACCATAAGTGGGACTTCATTGTGATGCAGGCTAAAGAACAGTACAG ggcggggaaggagaggaagaagcctGATCGTGCAGTATTTGACTGCCAGGAGAGAGCCTACTGGGTTGTACATAGACCtccg CCAGGGACTGTCAGTGCAATGGACTACGGACTAGAACGCATGGTAGACCCCAACGCAGAGGAG AAAGAAACTTCAGACTTCTTCAGAAGAATT ATGATTTTTACCCAGCAGTCCATCATGAGGCCGAGGGTCAAGTCGTCTGTCTCTATCGGAGC tCTGGTGAAATACTCCATCACCTGTAATAAGCACGACCCTttcctagccccctgtctccctaGCAACCCCTGGGTCACCGATGATGTCACCTACTGGTTGCTCAACATGGCCAA tgtggatattcCTACTAAGATGCGTGTGGAGAGGTGGACGTTCAGTTTCGGGGAGCTGCTCTCTGACCCTCGAGGCAGAGATGACTTCAGACTCTTCCTCAAGAAGGAGTTCAGCG gTGAGAACCTGGCATTCTGGGAGGCATGTGAAGATCTGAAGTGGGGAACGGCTGCTACCATGAACGAGAAGGCCCAGCAGGTCTACAA GACTTTCTTGGCGCGTGGCGCCCCCCGGTGGATCAACATTGACGGGAAGACCATGGAAGTGACGGTTAAAGGGCTGAAACACCCTCACAGATACGTACTGGATGCAGCTCAGACACACATCTTCATGCTGATGAAGAAG GACTCTTATGGGCGGTACCTGAAGTCTCCAGTGTTTAAGGACACTCAGAAGAGGGCCATCGGTCCTGATCAACACAGGTTCAG TGTGTCCCAGTTGGAGGCCAATGCCAGGAAGCGTCGTCCCAGCATCAGTCCCATCATCGTCCGCCagcaggagaaggaggagagagccaGGATGGCCACCAGTGGTCCTGTGGACATCACACAGGTCATGAGTAAACTCAGCAACAAGGGCAAGGAGGTGCCCCCACCCAAAAAATAG